GATGCCCTTCAGCAATACCAACGGGCAGAACAAGAAGCCCAACGGGCAGAACAAGAGGCCCAACGGGCAGAACAAGAAGCCCAACGGGCAGAACAAGAGGCCCAACGGGCAGAACAAGAAGCCCAACGGGCAGAGCAAGAAGCCCAACGGGCAGAACGCTTGGCAGCTTATCTCCGCGCCCAGGGCATTAATCCCGATGAGCTGTAGAGCAATTTTAGGCTCAACAAACTTAAACTTGTAGCAATCTAGCGAATGTTAAGCGACAGACAAGCTCCCGACTCAACATGCGCAACCCTCTAGTTCGCTATCCTCACCAAATAGGGTGATGGGATTCTCTCTGCCTTCTCAATTGCTACCAGCGCTTGATAGACCAACGCGACAACTTCTGCCCTTGTTGCTGGCTTGTTAGGCTGCAATTGCTCCAGCTTAGGATGGTTGACAACAGAGAACTCTTAAGCAGCGAAGATACCCATCCCTATCGGCATTAAATTGTAGGTCTCTCTGCCATCGAACTGATGCAAGAGCATGTGTTGGTTGCGTTGTGGTACCTCAGGAAAGGGGTAGCACGCTGGAATCTTGTATGCTTACTGATAAGGCACAGGTCAGTATGCGGAGACTACAGTAATGCGAAGACATATAAAACGCTGGAAGAAAGCTCATTTGGGTTTGGTGGCAGTAGTGATGGCGATCGGTACAGTATTAAGCGTTTTAATTTCTCATCATGCGATCGAGCCAGCCATTGCTCAAGGTGAGCAACCCTGCTGGCGATCTGGTAACCTGCTGCTTTTCACACCAAAACCGGATGTTGGACACTCACGACCAGTACGTTCCGTTGCCTTCAGCCCTGATGGTAAATTTCTGGTCAGTGGCAGTGCTGATAAGACCATTAAGATCTGGGAATTGGTAAAAGTCTGGAACCAAACTGTTCGACCTTTAGTTCTGGCTCCCAACCCTGAAGAAATCACTTCAGTAGCCTTTAGTGCAGACAATCAGATCCTAGTAAGCGGAAGTCTCGATGGAAGTGTGCGCCTGTGGGACTGGAAAGCCCGTCGAGTGATTAGTACTGAAACGATATATCCTTCTCGGACTGGGGTGTCTGTTGCCTTTAGTCCTAATGGGCAGACGCTAGCAGCTGCTGGTTTTAACCGTAATACTATTGTTTTCTGGGACATGGCTACCCGTACCAAGCGTGAGTGGCTAGTTTCTGAGAAATTTGGTGTGGGGGCAATGGCTTTTAATCCCGATGGAGAAACGTTAGCCGTTAGCACGATGGATGGCTTTGTCAAGCTTTGGAATTGGCAGACGGGAGAAGTCAAGCAAATGGTTAGAGATGATCGATATCGAGATGATAAATTTCCAACACCCGTGAACAGTCTCAGCTTCAGTCCTGATGGTCAATTGCTTGCCTTTGTACCCCATCGACTCACTAGTAGCAGTGAACACAACCAAATTTGCTTTTGGAACCGTCAAGGGGAAAGAGTTGGCAACTGCCTACAGGGACATACGGACGACATCCCATCCATGGCTTTTTCTCCCGATGGAAAATACTTAATTAGTGGGAGTTGGGATGATTCCGTGATCGTTTGGAACGTTATAAGTCGAACGTTGGTTTATCGTTCTCCGCAAAACTCAAAGCGTATATTGTCCGTTGCCTTTAGCCCAGACGGACAATCGTTTGCTAGGGGCAGTGGAGATTACACTTGGAAAATCTTGAAGTGTAAGCAATAGGCTCAGCCGCAATTCCCAGTAGTTAGAGATCTTCTATAGTTACTGTCGTAGTGGTAGTCCCGGTACCAGACGTGCCAGTACCAGACGTACCAGTACCAGACGTACCAGTACCAGATGTGCCAGTGCCAGACGTACCAGTACCAGATGTGCCAGTGCCAGACGTACCAGTGCCAGACGTACCAGTGCCAGACGTACTAGCACTAGTAGCAGCCATAGCAGCAATTTCTGCTTTTGCTCTGGTAATTAGGGGGTCGGCTTGCTGTTGCCCGTAGGCAGTTTTCAGTTGTTGGGTATAAGCAACAGCATTCCAGCGACCATTAGCAGTTGCCTGCTTCAGGGCAGCTATTGTACTTTGGTCAGCTTCCCACGCAGTTTGATAGCTCACTTTGAGTGCCTTGGCTTCGGCAGCGGCAGTTGTATCGGCAGGAATCCGATTTAAGAAACTAATGATCTCTAGAACGGGCTTTTTACCTTCGTTGTAATCTTTCTTGGCGATGTCCAACAGGTTTTGGGCACAGTCACTCTTCAAGGTTTTAGCCCGATCTCCAAGCTTTGCGACCTCAGCCCGACCAGCATCGGTTTTTAGAGATGGTTTTGGAAGTTGGCTAAGCAGATCGATCGCCTGCCCACAGCTACCTTTATCCTTCAAAGTTTTTGCCTTGTTCAGTTCAACCTGGAACTGGCTAATCGCCCGCTGATCTGCCTTGCCATCTTGACAACTGGCTAACAGGTTTTTCGCCTGCTGAGAGGATTGCACCGTAGATGATGCTTGGGTAATGTGAGTGATGCAGCGATCGTACTGCTTCTCGGTCTTAAAGCCTTCTGCTTGCTGCAACGTTGCGGAAATGAGACGATCGTTCTGCATCTTTTGGTAAGCAACAACACTACCTGTTGTCAGCGCAAGCATTGCTAATACCCCTCCAACCAGCCAAGTAGGTTGGTTGCCCGTTGACTCTCTATGTCGGCGAGGACGTGGTGGTTGCACTACTGGCGGAGGTAATGGTAGCTGTGAGGTTGTATTACCATATGCTTTTGGTTCCTGCTCTTTCTTTAGGATTGGAGTCGCTGGCTCAACAAGGGGTTTTACAGATGGCTCAGGATCAGGTGTGTGTGGGGTAGATTTTACCTCAACTTCGGATTGAGGCGATTGGTCGAGTTGTAATTCCTGCACAACCTCGCTGTGAATTTGGGCAGCAAGCTCTGGGCGCAGGTTGTCCGATCGCTGTGTAGGAGTTGGCACAGTAGGCTGAGGTTGGGCAGGAGGGAGTCCTGTTAGTAGTTCTTGGTCAATATCTTGCACATCACTCTCAGCTAGAGCTAGCACTGCACGAAGAGATGACAGAAAGTCATCGGTGGGGCGATCTCCTGTTTGCTCAATTGTCTTCGACACTTGGTGAC
The nucleotide sequence above comes from Cyanobacteriota bacterium. Encoded proteins:
- a CDS encoding WD40 repeat domain-containing protein, producing MRRHIKRWKKAHLGLVAVVMAIGTVLSVLISHHAIEPAIAQGEQPCWRSGNLLLFTPKPDVGHSRPVRSVAFSPDGKFLVSGSADKTIKIWELVKVWNQTVRPLVLAPNPEEITSVAFSADNQILVSGSLDGSVRLWDWKARRVISTETIYPSRTGVSVAFSPNGQTLAAAGFNRNTIVFWDMATRTKREWLVSEKFGVGAMAFNPDGETLAVSTMDGFVKLWNWQTGEVKQMVRDDRYRDDKFPTPVNSLSFSPDGQLLAFVPHRLTSSSEHNQICFWNRQGERVGNCLQGHTDDIPSMAFSPDGKYLISGSWDDSVIVWNVISRTLVYRSPQNSKRILSVAFSPDGQSFARGSGDYTWKILKCKQ